DNA from Actinoplanes sp. SE50/110:
CCTAATGTTTCGGCCTGGGACGCCCGTCCTAGTGAAGAGATAGCAGCGGAGGTCACCTTGTCAACCGGCCTTTTCGAGCCGTTCCCTCTGGGAGATCTGACCCTCGCGAACCGCATGGTCATGGCACCGCTGACCCGCAATCGCGCCGACCATGACGGGGTCGTCACGCCGATGATGGTCACCCACTACCGTCAGCGTGCTACCACAGGCCTGATCATCAGCGAGTCCACTCCCGTCTCGGCCGAGGGCGTCGGCTACCCCAACACCCCCGGCATTCACACCGAGGCCCAGGCGGCCGGCTGGCTCCGCCTCACCGAGGCGGTCCACGCAGAATCAGGTCGCGTCTTCGTCCAACTGCAGCACTGTGGGCGGATCTCGCACCCGAGCCTGCTGCCGGACGGCAGCACCCCGGTGGCGCCATCGGCGCTACGGCCGTCGGGCCAGACTTTTACGCCTTCGGGGCTTCAGGAGTTCGTCATGCCACGCGAACTCGAAGCCCACGAGGTGCCGGAGATCGTCGCTCAATTCGAGCATGCCGCCAAACGGGCGCTCGACGCCGGATTCGACGGCGTCGAAGTACATGCAGGCAACGGCTACCTCGTCGACCAGTTCCTGCGCGATGCGACAAACATCCGCACCGACGCGTACGGAGGCAGTCCCCGCAACCGGATGCGCCTGCTCAACGAGATCCTCGACGCGGTGTGTGCAGTGTGGCCGGCACACCGGGTGGGAGTGCGGTTCACCCCCGAGAACAGCTTCAACTCGATGGCGGATACCAACCCACAGGCGCACTTCCGGTACTTCCTCGAACAGCTCCGGACCCGCGACCTCGCCTATGTCCACATGCTCGAAGGTGACATGACGACGAAAACCAGCGCCCTCGACTACCGCGCTCTTCGCGACGCGTTCACCGGCACCTACATCGCCAACAACGGATATGACCTCCCCCGTGCCCAGACAGCGATCCGGGACGGCGCCGCCGACCTCATCGCCTTCGGTGTCCCGTTCCTGGCCAACCCCGATCTGGTCCGCCGCTACCGCGACGGCCTCCCCCTCAACACCGCCGACCCGTCCACCTACTACACAGGCGGCCCACTCGGATACATTGACTACCCCACGTACGACGCCTGACCTCATCTGAAACAGATCCCCAAACCCGAGGTCGTCGGCGACGTCACATGCGGCGACGAACCCTGGACGCGATCTACCGCGTTAACAATCGCCGGCCTGTTTCGAAGAACCAGACTTGGCCCCACTGGGCGAACTTCTTTCGGTACCAGTGACTCCGGGCCAAGAGCGCGCCAAAGAGAAGAATCCGCAGGCCAAAGGTGGCGCCGAATGGTCTTGGTACGCAGTGGGGTGAAGCCAAGAGAAGTTCGATCGCTGGTACCGAAACAGGTTCGTACAAACACCGGCCTATGTCCCGGCTTCCCAGCAGGGCCTTGCGACACTCGCCGACGCCTTCGGTGACCGGGATCTCCTGCAACATGAGGCGCAACTCGGGGAAATCCTGCCCGCCGCCCGCATCGTCACATCCGCCAAGACCCAACCCGTAAAGGAACGGCATGTTCATCGTCTTGCTCCGGTTCACCGAAAACAAAGCCGCCGCCGGCGAGCACATGCCCGGCCACCAGCAGTGGATCAAGCAAGGTCTGGAAGATCAGGTATTCCTGCTCGTGGGCGGCATCCAGCCACAACTCGGGGGCGCGGTGCTGGCGCACAACACGTCCCTACCGCAGTTGCAACAACGGGTCGACGCCGACCCGTTCGTCATCCACCGGGTCGTCGACGCCGAGATCCTGGAAATCACGCCGGGCGCGACCGACCCGCGGCTGGACTTCCTGATGCCGGTGGGATGACGTGGTTGACCAGCGCGACCAAGGAGGCCCTGCGCTTGGGTAGACCTCCGATAGCGCGAAGGGTCAAGTCCTAGCGGTTATTCGTGCGTCTTACTGTGTTGCCATCAGTAGTGTCCGGCGCATGCTCGTGCACCAGTACGCCTACTTCGCGCTCTCCTCGAACCAGGTGTCGGCCGCTGAGACCACCGCGCGGTTGCTGATTGATCCTGATGAGGTCGTGATCCGGGGCAGCCGTCATGTGGAACCGGTGCGACCCGCTTCCACAGCTGGAAGATTGTTTGCCGCAAGCCAGGACTGACGGTGGAAGAGCAGATCACCACCATCATTGATCGGCTGTTCGAATACGCCCCGATGATCGGCGACGTCGCGACCGAGCTCGACCGGATTGATGGCATGCCGGGTGCAGCGACCATGCAGGCCGTTCGGGTGTTTGGACATCCTGCAGCTAAGGCTGAGGAACTCAGCCGCCCTCCGCGGTGGCCATCGCGAGCGCCCTGCGAAAGGCCCTCGCGGAGCTGTCGCTGGACTGCAGCAAGCGCGCGCTTCTATGGACGGCCGCCATACTGACCGCCATCCACGTACTATAAGCATCGCCGTGAAGGCCAGAAACAGGCTTTATAGGACCCTGCAGCCGGTCCGTACGGGCACTGCTGGAGAGAGCCCGCCGCTACCGTGATCTTCAGCCTGAATATAAGCATCCAGAGGAACATCATTTCCGAACCAAGAACAGTCATATCTATTAATGTCAACGGTGAACGAGCCGCCCGGTAAATTGAATGGTCGCGGGGTGGACTGGACGGTTCGCTCCCACAGCACCTTCCCACTTGAGGTCTCGTGCAGACGGATAGTGACAGGTCCTACGCTGAAC
Protein-coding regions in this window:
- a CDS encoding alkene reductase produces the protein MSTGLFEPFPLGDLTLANRMVMAPLTRNRADHDGVVTPMMVTHYRQRATTGLIISESTPVSAEGVGYPNTPGIHTEAQAAGWLRLTEAVHAESGRVFVQLQHCGRISHPSLLPDGSTPVAPSALRPSGQTFTPSGLQEFVMPRELEAHEVPEIVAQFEHAAKRALDAGFDGVEVHAGNGYLVDQFLRDATNIRTDAYGGSPRNRMRLLNEILDAVCAVWPAHRVGVRFTPENSFNSMADTNPQAHFRYFLEQLRTRDLAYVHMLEGDMTTKTSALDYRALRDAFTGTYIANNGYDLPRAQTAIRDGAADLIAFGVPFLANPDLVRRYRDGLPLNTADPSTYYTGGPLGYIDYPTYDA
- a CDS encoding YciI family protein, translating into MFIVLLRFTENKAAAGEHMPGHQQWIKQGLEDQVFLLVGGIQPQLGGAVLAHNTSLPQLQQRVDADPFVIHRVVDAEILEITPGATDPRLDFLMPVG